One window from the genome of Paenibacillus azoreducens encodes:
- the rpoZ gene encoding DNA-directed RNA polymerase subunit omega: MLYPSIDEMMNKVDSKYSLVVAASKRARLLREGEKTELKHPKSHKYVGVALEEIYGDLIRVVPELDAVENDIKKL; the protein is encoded by the coding sequence ATGTTGTATCCTTCGATTGATGAGATGATGAATAAGGTTGATAGCAAATATTCGCTGGTGGTCGCTGCTTCAAAACGCGCCAGACTACTGCGTGAGGGCGAAAAAACCGAACTCAAGCATCCGAAATCCCATAAATATGTCGGCGTGGCTCTTGAGGAAATTTACGGAGATTTGATTCGCGTCGTTCCTGAACTGGATGCGGTTGAGAATGACATCAAGAAGCTTTAA
- the gmk gene encoding guanylate kinase produces MAKGLLFVLSGPSGVGKGTVCTALRGKLPKLVYSVSATTRSPRAGEVDGVNYFFKTREQFLDMMQNDELLEHAEYVGNYYGTPRDFVEKTLQSGNDIILEIEVQGALQVKEKFPEGVFIFLLPPSLDELKDRIVGRGTESKATIDHRMSVAVDEIGLMKHYDYAVVNDEIDCACKRIESIIVAEHCKVRQ; encoded by the coding sequence ATGGCAAAAGGATTATTGTTTGTATTGTCCGGACCTTCGGGAGTCGGGAAAGGAACTGTATGCACGGCGCTTAGAGGCAAACTTCCGAAGCTTGTGTATTCCGTGTCTGCAACAACCCGGAGTCCGCGGGCTGGCGAAGTAGACGGAGTAAACTATTTTTTTAAAACCCGCGAGCAGTTTCTGGATATGATGCAGAACGACGAGCTTTTGGAGCATGCGGAATACGTGGGCAATTATTACGGTACGCCGCGTGATTTCGTGGAAAAAACGCTTCAAAGCGGCAATGATATTATTTTGGAGATCGAAGTGCAAGGGGCGCTGCAGGTCAAGGAGAAATTCCCTGAGGGAGTTTTTATTTTCCTGCTTCCGCCGTCGCTCGATGAACTGAAGGACCGGATCGTAGGACGCGGTACCGAAAGTAAGGCGACCATTGATCACCGGATGTCCGTTGCGGTTGATGAAATCGGTCTGATGAAACATTATGACTACGCCGTTGTAAATGACGAGATTGATTGTGCGTGCAAACGAATAGAATCTATTATTGTGGCCGAACATTGTAAGGTGAGACAGTAA
- a CDS encoding PHP domain-containing protein — protein sequence MDQTAGKCDLHTHTQASDGMQSPTDNVQLAYAKGLAAVAITDHDTVAGVAEAMAEGERCGVNVVPGVEISTRAGGKDIHVLGYYVNCSDRAFLKRLADLRNTREQRNVKMIAKLQELGVNITLEEVISGLGRELRPDESVGRPHMADVLVKKGYARDMRDAFDRYLGENAPAFVSVPRISPQDACLWIREAGGVPVLAHPGIYGDDDLVRKILEEAQPAGIEVFHSDHGKEEEKRYQAVADEYRLIVTGGSDFHGARQGVVFHGDIGSRSVPVSVLDQLKKASANR from the coding sequence ATGGATCAAACAGCAGGAAAATGCGATCTGCATACGCATACGCAAGCTTCCGACGGCATGCAGAGCCCGACGGATAATGTGCAGCTTGCATATGCCAAGGGGCTGGCGGCTGTCGCTATTACCGATCATGATACGGTTGCGGGTGTAGCCGAGGCGATGGCGGAAGGGGAGCGCTGCGGCGTAAACGTCGTACCCGGCGTGGAGATCAGCACGCGCGCCGGAGGCAAAGACATCCATGTGCTCGGGTATTACGTAAACTGTTCGGATCGGGCTTTTTTGAAGCGGCTCGCCGATTTAAGGAATACCCGCGAGCAGCGCAACGTAAAAATGATCGCCAAACTTCAGGAACTCGGCGTGAACATTACATTGGAAGAAGTTATTTCCGGGCTGGGAAGAGAGCTGCGTCCTGATGAAAGCGTGGGCCGTCCGCACATGGCCGATGTCTTGGTAAAGAAAGGATATGCCCGGGATATGAGGGACGCGTTTGACCGCTATCTTGGGGAGAATGCCCCGGCATTTGTATCCGTTCCGCGGATTTCGCCGCAGGATGCCTGCTTGTGGATCCGTGAAGCGGGAGGTGTGCCTGTGCTGGCGCATCCGGGCATCTATGGAGATGATGATCTGGTCAGAAAGATTTTGGAGGAAGCTCAGCCTGCCGGAATTGAGGTTTTTCATTCCGATCACGGCAAGGAGGAGGAAAAGCGTTATCAGGCGGTGGCCGATGAATACAGGCTGATCGTGACGGGGGGCTCCGATTTTCACGGAGCAAGGCAGGGCGTCGTATTCCACGGTGATATCGGCAGCCGGTCGGTTCCCGTCTCGGTATTGGATCAACTGAAGAAAGCTTCGGCAAACCGGTGA
- the remA gene encoding extracellular matrix/biofilm regulator RemA gives MAIKLINIGFGNIVSANRIISIVSPESAPIKRIIQEARDRHMLIDATYGRRTRAVIITDSDHVILSAVQPETVAHRLSSKDDDNDE, from the coding sequence ATGGCAATCAAACTCATTAATATCGGCTTTGGGAATATCGTATCGGCTAACCGAATCATTTCCATTGTGAGCCCTGAATCAGCACCGATTAAACGTATCATTCAGGAAGCAAGAGACCGTCATATGTTGATCGATGCGACATATGGGCGGCGGACGCGCGCCGTGATCATCACGGACAGTGACCATGTCATTTTGTCCGCGGTGCAGCCGGAAACCGTAGCACATCGTCTGTCCAGCAAAGATGACGATAATGACGAATAA
- a CDS encoding YicC/YloC family endoribonuclease → MSFSMTGYGRSSLRHGGYKVDFEVKSVNHRYCEVVLRLPREWTRFEDALRRTVQQYVKRGRVDVYVNREEDGEHAPHAMLNEHAVRTYLQTARDLSQQYGLDGELTVKDLLSFPDVWIAPEQHVLPGDSNLEEWGPILEKGLQQAVEELAAMRSAEGKHMAADVEQRLNKLQSLHAEMLQLAPTVVEDYRNKLKQRLSDLNDGSFAFDEHKFGMEIAIFADRSNIDEELTRLQSHFEQCKGLLRADEPVGRKLDFLIQEMNREVNTIGSKANHLTLVNRVVEMKAELEKIREQLANIE, encoded by the coding sequence ATGTCTTTTAGCATGACCGGATACGGTCGATCATCCCTCCGACATGGAGGGTATAAAGTGGATTTTGAAGTCAAGTCCGTCAATCACCGCTATTGCGAAGTCGTGCTTCGCCTGCCGCGTGAATGGACACGCTTCGAAGACGCTCTGCGAAGAACGGTGCAGCAATATGTAAAACGCGGACGGGTTGACGTATACGTCAACAGGGAAGAAGATGGCGAGCATGCGCCGCATGCCATGCTGAATGAACATGCCGTTCGGACGTATTTGCAGACGGCGCGAGATCTTTCGCAGCAATATGGCCTTGACGGCGAACTGACGGTGAAGGATTTATTGTCTTTTCCCGACGTATGGATCGCTCCCGAGCAGCATGTCTTGCCGGGTGATTCCAATCTCGAAGAATGGGGGCCGATTCTGGAAAAGGGCCTTCAGCAAGCGGTGGAAGAGCTTGCGGCCATGCGGAGCGCGGAAGGCAAACATATGGCGGCAGATGTAGAGCAGCGTTTAAACAAGCTGCAGAGCCTGCATGCCGAAATGCTGCAGCTGGCGCCGACAGTCGTTGAGGACTACCGTAATAAGCTCAAACAAAGGCTGTCTGATCTTAACGATGGTTCATTTGCCTTTGATGAACATAAATTTGGTATGGAAATTGCTATTTTCGCAGACCGTTCCAACATAGATGAAGAGCTGACACGGCTGCAGAGCCATTTTGAGCAGTGCAAGGGATTGCTTCGTGCGGATGAACCGGTCGGAAGGAAACTGGATTTTCTGATTCAGGAGATGAACAGGGAAGTCAATACGATTGGATCGAAAGCCAATCATCTGACTCTGGTAAACCGTGTTGTCGAAATGAAGGCGGAGCTGGAAAAAATTCGCGAACAATTGGCCAATATAGAATAA
- the dapF gene encoding diaminopimelate epimerase, whose protein sequence is MEFTKMHGLGNDFIVIYGEQTLPDHAEELALRWCDRYFGIGADGLVYILPSERADYRMRIINSDGSEAEQCGNAIRCVAKYVYDRGYVQGEEVTIETLGAGVQKVAIQSQEGRAVTVTVDMGQPVLDGLRVPTTIDSEQVVDIPIETDEASFRFTAVSMGNPHCVIYVDDAVNFDLNTWGPKLEAHPLFPKKVNVEFATVLDRRTVDMRVWERGAGPTLACGTGACATLVSSVLNGKTDREAEIRLKGGSLFIRWDEQDNRVYMTGPAAFVYTGNVTV, encoded by the coding sequence ATGGAATTTACGAAAATGCATGGCCTCGGCAATGATTTTATTGTGATATATGGAGAGCAGACTCTTCCCGATCATGCGGAAGAGCTTGCCCTCAGATGGTGCGACCGCTATTTCGGCATCGGAGCCGACGGGCTCGTCTACATCCTTCCGTCCGAGCGCGCGGATTACCGGATGAGAATTATCAATTCGGATGGCAGCGAAGCCGAGCAGTGCGGAAACGCCATTCGCTGCGTCGCCAAATACGTGTATGATCGCGGTTATGTCCAAGGGGAAGAGGTTACGATCGAAACCTTGGGTGCGGGAGTGCAAAAAGTTGCGATTCAAAGCCAGGAAGGAAGAGCCGTTACGGTAACGGTCGATATGGGGCAGCCCGTGCTCGATGGCTTGCGGGTTCCGACGACGATTGATTCCGAACAGGTGGTGGACATTCCGATCGAAACGGACGAGGCTTCTTTCCGGTTTACCGCGGTTTCCATGGGCAATCCGCATTGTGTCATTTACGTGGATGATGCGGTCAATTTCGATTTGAACACCTGGGGGCCGAAACTCGAAGCGCATCCCCTGTTTCCGAAAAAAGTGAATGTGGAATTCGCGACGGTGCTGGACCGGCGGACGGTGGATATGCGCGTTTGGGAACGCGGAGCGGGACCGACGCTGGCCTGCGGCACAGGAGCCTGCGCCACGCTGGTATCTTCGGTGCTGAACGGCAAGACGGACCGCGAGGCGGAAATCCGTTTGAAGGGCGGCAGCTTGTTTATTCGGTGGGACGAACAAGACAACCGGGTTTACATGACCGGTCCTGCTGCATTTGTATACACGGGGAATGTGACGGTGTAA
- a CDS encoding Rqc2 family fibronectin-binding protein, with protein MALDGIVTRAIVHELEACRGARISKIYQPNDHDLLLHLRTREGNAKLLLSVNPTYPRVHFTERSFLNPQEAPMFCMLMRKHCEGGIIEEISQVGMERIIHLAVRQRDELGDVSTKKIIVELMGRHSNIILTDPSSGNILDGIHHVTPSISSYRIVMPGFAYTEPPQQNKLNPLEADRREFCVKCSGILDPVSWIVDTFSGISPLIAQEIVFRAGTPVIADPQLGESEVYERCAALWDAFESVMTSVRNNHYAPVTGANAKGKMVFSAIGLTMLKDEIKQFNSISACMEDYYGEKAERDAVKQKVSDLLRFLHNERSKNIKKLDHLHQDLAEADDADKYRIYGELLFASLHQVNKGDKQAVLANFYDEEQKEVSIPLDPLLTPSDNAQRYFKKYNKYKNSLVVIQEQLAKTKEEIRYMDELLQQLSHASMSDIGEIREELIQQGYLRDRSKKTKKKKKNDRPTLHVFKSTEGIDIYVGKNNLQNEYLTNRLAGPNDTWLHTKDIPGSHVVIRSPEYSEQTLEEAALLAAFYSQAKESSSVPVDYTLIRHVHKPNGAKPGFVIYDHQKTLVITPDYDRIKRIWNEL; from the coding sequence ATGGCATTGGACGGAATCGTAACAAGGGCGATTGTGCATGAGCTTGAAGCCTGCCGGGGAGCACGGATCAGTAAAATATACCAGCCAAACGACCATGATCTTCTGCTTCACCTGCGCACGCGCGAAGGCAACGCCAAGCTGCTGCTCTCGGTCAACCCGACTTATCCGCGCGTACACTTTACGGAGCGGAGTTTTCTGAATCCGCAGGAAGCGCCGATGTTTTGCATGCTGATGCGCAAGCATTGCGAAGGCGGAATCATCGAGGAGATCAGCCAAGTGGGGATGGAGCGTATCATCCATCTGGCGGTTCGGCAGCGCGACGAGCTCGGGGATGTGTCTACCAAAAAGATTATCGTCGAGCTGATGGGACGCCACAGCAACATTATTTTGACCGATCCCTCAAGCGGAAACATTCTCGACGGAATTCACCATGTCACGCCAAGCATCAGCAGCTACCGGATTGTCATGCCCGGATTCGCCTATACCGAACCGCCGCAGCAGAACAAGCTTAATCCGCTTGAAGCAGACCGGAGGGAATTTTGCGTCAAATGTTCAGGCATTCTGGATCCCGTATCCTGGATCGTGGATACCTTTAGCGGAATTAGCCCGCTTATCGCCCAGGAGATCGTCTTTCGCGCCGGCACGCCAGTCATCGCCGATCCGCAGCTTGGCGAAAGCGAAGTTTATGAAAGATGCGCCGCGTTATGGGATGCTTTCGAGTCGGTTATGACGTCTGTTCGGAATAACCATTACGCACCCGTGACAGGAGCGAATGCCAAAGGCAAAATGGTTTTCTCCGCCATCGGCCTCACGATGCTTAAGGACGAAATCAAACAATTCAATTCCATCAGCGCCTGCATGGAGGATTATTACGGGGAAAAAGCGGAACGCGACGCGGTAAAGCAAAAGGTCAGCGATCTCCTCCGTTTTCTGCACAACGAACGCTCCAAAAACATCAAAAAGCTTGATCACCTCCACCAAGATTTAGCCGAAGCCGATGACGCCGACAAATACAGGATCTATGGAGAGCTTCTTTTCGCTTCGCTTCATCAGGTGAACAAAGGTGATAAACAAGCAGTGCTCGCCAATTTTTATGACGAGGAGCAGAAGGAAGTATCCATTCCGCTTGATCCGCTGCTCACACCGTCAGACAATGCACAGCGGTATTTCAAAAAATACAACAAATACAAAAACAGCCTCGTCGTAATCCAAGAACAGCTTGCGAAAACGAAAGAGGAAATCCGTTATATGGATGAGCTGCTGCAGCAGCTGTCCCATGCTTCCATGAGCGACATCGGCGAAATCCGCGAAGAATTGATCCAGCAGGGATATCTCCGCGACCGCAGCAAAAAGACAAAGAAAAAGAAAAAAAATGACCGCCCTACGCTGCATGTGTTCAAGTCAACGGAAGGCATCGACATCTACGTTGGCAAAAACAATCTGCAAAACGAATATTTGACCAACCGTCTGGCCGGCCCGAATGATACATGGCTGCACACCAAAGATATTCCCGGCTCGCATGTCGTCATCCGCAGTCCCGAATACAGCGAGCAGACGTTGGAAGAGGCCGCGCTGCTTGCAGCCTTTTACAGCCAGGCCAAAGAATCGAGCAGCGTACCTGTCGACTACACGCTGATCCGTCACGTCCATAAACCTAACGGAGCCAAACCCGGATTCGTCATATACGATCATCAAAAAACGCTGGTTATTACGCCGGACTACGACCGGATCAAACGCATCTGGAACGAGCTGTAG
- a CDS encoding bifunctional homocysteine S-methyltransferase/methylenetetrahydrofolate reductase yields the protein MKPDLRKALDTQVLVGDGAMGTFLYQMGFPVGISYEELNLTNPDVIKDVHRRYVEAGARVLETNTFSANFDKLSKYGLETKVGEINRAGVRIARDAAGANGYVVGAVGSIRGGKRTNVSTGELKKYFEQQIQAILTEGVDGILLETFYDVEELVLALSIARRLTDAPVICQFAVEDVARTLDGYTMPEAFRIMQQEGADCIGFNCRTGPNGIMSAMKTLGGHLPAPMSVYPNAGVADYVDGEYQYGAGPEYFGQMAVKFADLGSRLIGGCCGTTPAHIAAIAGALEGYVPESIAYEPIPEQAAPVVLHEHLKPEEKREPTLVDLVKQRHTVIVELDPPRDLDISKFMDGANRLKQAGADALTLADNSLAVTRMSNMALGHLVQVETGLRPLVHIACRDRNLIGTQSHMMGFDALGIDHVLAVTGDPARFGDLPGSSSVYDLTSFEIIRMIKQLNEGIAFSGKPLKQKAKFVVGAAFNPHGKHLDKAVKRLERKIEAGADYIMTQPVYDPELIRAVKEATSHLDIPIFMGIMPLASGRNAEYLHNEVPGIQLSDDVRSRMAGLEGEEGRAMGVRIAKELLDVAMDNFNGIYLMTPFTLYEMSAQLIEHVWKKSGRQLSPLFR from the coding sequence ATGAAACCGGATTTGCGCAAGGCATTGGACACTCAAGTGCTCGTCGGGGATGGAGCGATGGGCACTTTCTTATATCAAATGGGTTTTCCTGTGGGAATTTCGTATGAGGAATTGAATTTAACCAACCCGGATGTTATCAAGGATGTTCATCGGCGTTATGTGGAAGCGGGAGCACGGGTGCTGGAAACTAATACGTTTTCCGCGAATTTTGATAAGCTGTCCAAATACGGGCTTGAGACCAAGGTCGGCGAGATCAATCGGGCTGGCGTGCGAATCGCCCGCGATGCCGCAGGAGCAAATGGCTACGTGGTCGGCGCCGTAGGCTCGATCCGCGGCGGCAAACGGACGAATGTATCGACAGGTGAGCTGAAAAAATACTTTGAGCAGCAGATTCAAGCCATCTTAACCGAGGGAGTCGACGGCATTCTGCTCGAAACTTTTTATGACGTGGAGGAGCTTGTGTTGGCGTTGTCCATCGCACGCCGCTTAACGGACGCGCCTGTCATCTGCCAATTCGCTGTCGAAGACGTGGCGAGAACATTGGATGGATATACGATGCCGGAGGCATTCAGGATCATGCAGCAGGAGGGAGCCGATTGTATAGGCTTTAACTGCCGTACAGGGCCAAACGGCATCATGAGCGCAATGAAGACGCTTGGCGGCCATCTTCCCGCCCCGATGTCGGTTTACCCTAACGCGGGCGTCGCCGATTACGTGGACGGAGAATACCAGTATGGGGCAGGGCCGGAGTATTTTGGCCAGATGGCCGTTAAATTCGCCGATCTGGGTTCCCGCTTGATCGGCGGCTGCTGCGGCACGACGCCGGCGCATATCGCGGCTATTGCCGGCGCGCTTGAGGGATACGTTCCGGAGTCGATTGCATACGAACCGATTCCGGAGCAGGCGGCTCCGGTTGTGCTCCATGAGCATCTGAAGCCGGAGGAGAAACGGGAGCCTACGCTGGTCGATTTGGTGAAGCAGCGCCATACGGTAATTGTAGAGCTTGATCCTCCCCGGGATCTGGATATCTCGAAATTCATGGATGGGGCGAATAGATTGAAGCAAGCCGGGGCGGACGCCCTTACCCTGGCTGATAATTCGCTTGCTGTTACACGGATGAGCAATATGGCTCTTGGGCATTTGGTTCAGGTGGAAACGGGATTGAGACCGCTTGTGCATATCGCCTGCCGCGACCGTAATTTGATCGGTACCCAGTCGCATATGATGGGCTTTGACGCCCTAGGCATCGACCATGTGCTCGCCGTAACGGGCGATCCCGCACGGTTCGGTGATTTGCCTGGCTCAAGTTCCGTATATGATCTGACATCTTTTGAAATTATACGTATGATCAAACAGTTGAATGAAGGGATCGCGTTCTCGGGCAAACCTCTGAAGCAAAAAGCCAAATTTGTCGTTGGCGCTGCCTTTAACCCGCATGGCAAACATCTGGACAAGGCGGTAAAACGCCTGGAAAGGAAAATCGAGGCCGGCGCGGACTATATCATGACGCAGCCCGTATACGATCCGGAGCTGATCCGCGCCGTCAAGGAAGCGACAAGCCATTTGGATATTCCGATTTTTATGGGCATCATGCCGCTGGCCAGCGGCAGAAATGCGGAGTATCTGCATAACGAAGTTCCGGGTATTCAGCTTTCGGATGATGTCAGAAGCCGAATGGCCGGACTTGAAGGCGAGGAAGGCAGAGCGATGGGGGTTAGAATTGCGAAAGAACTTCTTGATGTGGCAATGGACAATTTTAATGGAATTTACCTGATGACGCCGTTTACGCTGTATGAAATGAGCGCCCAGCTTATCGAACATGTATGGAAGAAATCCGGTCGCCAATTGTCCCCCTTGTTTCGTTGA
- a CDS encoding calcium-translocating P-type ATPase, SERCA-type, with translation MEQKAWHQMDADDLQQVLNVKPEHGLTEDQADERRKQHGNNELSEGKKISLFALFLNQFKDFMVLVLLGATLVSGLLGEYLDSVTIIAIILLNGVLGFVQEFRAERSLRALKQLSAPFAKVLREGKVVSVPAKMLVPGDVVLLESGDRVPADLRWLETSSCYIEESALTGESVPVGKHSQTISESEVPLGDQKNLGFMGTMMTRGTAKGVVIRTGMETEMGKIADLIQNTDAQQTPLQHRLEQLGKLLIILALGLTVMVVVAGILHGQPAVGMFLAGVSLAVAAIPEGLPAIVTVALALGVQRMIKRKAIVRKLPSVETLGCASVICSDKTGTLTQNKMTVTRLWISGREMEVTGDGYAPTGQILEKGKAVDIRNDQALRRLLQIGSLCNNAEIHEIQPTEAKGKRKGKEEAEGTAWELKGDPTEGALVTLASKMGVTRESLTGLYKRDQEFPFDSERKLMSVMVSHQGGKLLCTKGAPDVLLNQCTYILWEGNVVPFTATLKQKVLAANEQMASAALRVLGTAYRDVRAHDAVNSEKEAESQLIFVGLAGMIDPPRREVRDAISTCRRAGIKTVMITGDHGTTAEAIAQQLGIMPRGGLAMTGQELNRIDDDELDAKVDNTYVYSRVSPEHKLRIVKSLQRKGHVVAMTGDGVNDAPAIKAADIGIAMGITGTDVTKEASSLVLSDDNFSTIVAAIEEGRSIYENIRKFIRYLLASNVGEILTMFFAMMLALPMPLLPIQILWVNLVTDGLPAMALGVDQPEKDLMEHKPRGARENIFARRLGWKIISRGFLIGFCTLGAFWLTLKTDPGNAGQIAKAQSVAFATLVLAQLIHVFDCRSSRSIFHRNPLQNKYLVLAVLSSVVLMLGVMYIEALQPVFKTVPLGLREWAITIVAAGIPTFLMGVGSVWGGRRQKRKGGGGRFVAKSTNISA, from the coding sequence ATGGAACAAAAAGCATGGCATCAGATGGATGCCGATGATCTGCAGCAGGTTCTGAACGTAAAGCCCGAGCATGGCCTGACGGAAGATCAGGCGGACGAGCGGAGAAAGCAGCATGGGAATAACGAACTGTCCGAAGGCAAAAAGATTTCTTTATTTGCGCTGTTTCTGAACCAGTTCAAGGATTTTATGGTTCTGGTGCTGTTGGGGGCGACGCTTGTATCCGGTCTGCTGGGTGAATATCTGGATTCCGTTACTATTATTGCGATCATTTTGCTGAACGGAGTGCTGGGGTTTGTGCAGGAATTCCGGGCCGAGCGTTCCCTGCGCGCGCTGAAACAGCTGTCCGCCCCGTTTGCCAAGGTGCTAAGGGAGGGCAAGGTCGTCTCGGTACCAGCGAAAATGCTTGTTCCGGGAGACGTCGTTCTGCTTGAAAGCGGAGACAGGGTACCTGCGGATTTGCGCTGGCTGGAGACAAGCAGCTGCTACATTGAGGAATCGGCACTAACGGGAGAATCGGTTCCCGTCGGCAAGCACAGTCAGACCATTTCTGAGTCGGAGGTCCCTTTGGGGGATCAGAAAAACCTGGGTTTTATGGGAACGATGATGACCCGTGGGACTGCCAAAGGGGTTGTCATCCGAACCGGGATGGAAACCGAAATGGGGAAAATCGCCGACCTGATCCAGAATACCGATGCCCAGCAAACGCCGCTGCAGCATCGGCTTGAACAGCTGGGCAAGCTGCTGATTATTTTAGCCCTCGGATTAACTGTCATGGTGGTCGTAGCAGGTATCTTACATGGACAACCGGCGGTAGGCATGTTCCTTGCCGGCGTCAGCCTCGCCGTCGCCGCCATTCCGGAAGGGCTGCCGGCCATTGTTACCGTCGCGCTTGCGCTGGGCGTCCAGCGGATGATCAAACGGAAAGCGATTGTACGCAAGCTCCCTTCGGTTGAAACGCTTGGCTGTGCTTCGGTGATCTGTTCCGACAAAACAGGCACCCTGACCCAAAATAAAATGACGGTCACCCGGCTGTGGATCAGCGGACGCGAGATGGAAGTAACGGGGGACGGTTATGCCCCAACCGGACAAATACTGGAAAAAGGGAAGGCCGTTGATATCCGGAATGATCAGGCTTTGCGCCGGTTGCTGCAGATCGGTTCTTTATGCAACAATGCCGAAATTCACGAAATCCAGCCAACAGAAGCCAAAGGCAAACGCAAAGGCAAAGAAGAAGCGGAGGGCACGGCGTGGGAACTGAAGGGAGATCCGACCGAAGGGGCGTTGGTGACGCTAGCCTCCAAGATGGGAGTAACTCGGGAGTCCTTGACGGGATTGTATAAACGCGATCAGGAATTCCCGTTCGATTCCGAGCGTAAACTGATGTCGGTTATGGTCAGCCATCAGGGCGGCAAGCTGCTGTGCACGAAGGGCGCCCCGGATGTTTTGCTTAATCAGTGCACCTATATTTTATGGGAAGGCAACGTGGTGCCGTTCACGGCCACGTTAAAGCAAAAGGTGCTTGCAGCCAATGAGCAGATGGCTTCGGCCGCGCTGCGCGTACTGGGAACGGCTTACCGGGACGTCCGCGCCCATGATGCTGTAAACAGCGAAAAAGAAGCGGAAAGCCAGCTCATATTCGTTGGACTGGCAGGCATGATCGATCCGCCGCGGCGCGAGGTGCGCGATGCGATCAGCACATGCCGCCGCGCCGGCATCAAAACCGTCATGATTACCGGCGACCATGGCACGACGGCGGAAGCGATCGCCCAGCAGCTCGGCATTATGCCACGCGGCGGCCTGGCTATGACCGGCCAGGAGCTGAACCGGATCGATGATGACGAACTGGATGCCAAAGTGGACAATACTTATGTCTATTCCCGGGTGTCGCCGGAACATAAGCTGCGGATCGTTAAATCACTCCAGCGCAAAGGACATGTTGTGGCGATGACGGGCGACGGCGTAAACGACGCGCCGGCGATCAAAGCAGCCGATATCGGAATCGCCATGGGCATTACCGGGACGGACGTCACCAAAGAAGCGTCATCGCTGGTGCTCAGTGACGACAACTTCTCTACCATTGTGGCAGCTATTGAGGAGGGGCGCAGCATCTATGAAAATATCCGCAAGTTTATCCGTTATCTCCTGGCATCGAACGTAGGCGAAATTTTAACGATGTTTTTTGCGATGATGCTGGCGCTGCCCATGCCGCTGCTCCCGATTCAGATTTTATGGGTGAATCTGGTTACCGACGGTTTGCCGGCGATGGCTCTCGGCGTAGACCAGCCGGAAAAAGACTTGATGGAGCATAAACCGAGAGGGGCGCGGGAGAACATCTTTGCCCGGCGGTTGGGCTGGAAAATCATCAGCCGCGGCTTTTTGATCGGATTTTGCACGCTTGGCGCCTTCTGGCTGACGCTCAAGACCGATCCGGGCAATGCAGGCCAAATTGCCAAGGCGCAATCCGTCGCATTTGCTACCCTGGTGCTCGCGCAGCTGATCCATGTCTTTGACTGCAGAAGCTCGCGCTCCATTTTTCACCGCAATCCGCTGCAAAACAAATATTTGGTGCTGGCGGTATTATCTTCGGTCGTGCTGATGCTGGGCGTCATGTACATCGAAGCGCTGCAGCCCGTTTTCAAAACCGTACCGCTCGGCCTCCGCGAGTGGGCGATCACCATTGTTGCGGCAGGCATTCCTACCTTCCTGATGGGCGTAGGCAGCGTATGGGGCGGCAGACGCCAAAAGCGCAAAGGCGGCGGTGGGCGCTTCGTAGCGAAAAGTACAAATATTTCTGCATAA